One genomic window of Micromonospora sp. WMMD1128 includes the following:
- a CDS encoding DUF1996 domain-containing protein produces the protein MTPTRIVAGAVVLAATAALTATFVSSGGKGTADAATNLSSFVPIERVTPNVDRPRTGPDASTGRFTVDCGTNGNRKFSPDNPVAQPGVRNGAEHVHDFVGNLAITANSSDADLDASGTTCVNGDKSSYFWPVVRIDRSVRADGRDIQRALAATSGTVVCPSVRDRLPAVPTGAKAAVDSQLADLERYRVAADRRVTATRGVHVQLNNDVLQWLRARRAASLVAIGDTIRRAGGQYPARLRSLTDCDVSYDAIHARLHGGGHPVATRSATPQVTCPSVRDRLPGVPRSALAEVDRGLGELDRQISEANQRLVTSRGEGGAGFVENAVLGPLRAKRIAVLDRITIAIGRAGTRPQGLDALAPCALDQRGGPPSPAPTGSASPLPDPQGANLELPNNTGEILRPASVLIEYRGNPVGKVVPMPKFLRELTGDAKPTSRGPANARATWTCSGFTDRLSDRYPICPPGRQVQRVQDFPGCWDGANTDSANHRDHVAFADRATGACPPGFVAIPQLRITISYDIPRNVQVKGEYALDSFPEENHNPFSDHNDFVNVNSAQTMQRIATCLNKGRNCR, from the coding sequence GTGACACCCACCCGGATCGTCGCGGGCGCGGTGGTGCTCGCCGCGACGGCCGCGCTGACGGCCACGTTCGTCTCCAGCGGCGGTAAGGGCACCGCGGACGCGGCGACGAACCTGTCGTCCTTCGTCCCGATCGAACGGGTCACGCCGAACGTGGACCGGCCCCGGACCGGGCCGGACGCCTCGACCGGCCGGTTCACCGTCGACTGCGGGACCAACGGCAACCGCAAGTTCAGCCCGGACAACCCGGTCGCCCAACCCGGGGTGCGGAACGGCGCCGAGCACGTGCACGACTTCGTCGGCAACCTCGCCATCACCGCGAACTCCTCGGACGCCGACCTGGACGCCTCGGGAACCACCTGCGTCAACGGTGACAAGTCCTCGTACTTCTGGCCGGTGGTGCGGATCGACCGCTCGGTGCGCGCCGACGGCAGGGACATCCAGCGGGCGCTGGCCGCCACCTCGGGGACGGTGGTCTGCCCGTCCGTGCGTGACCGCCTCCCCGCCGTGCCCACCGGGGCGAAGGCGGCGGTCGACAGTCAGTTGGCCGACCTGGAGCGGTACCGGGTCGCCGCCGACCGGCGGGTAACCGCCACCCGCGGCGTGCACGTCCAGCTCAACAACGACGTGTTGCAGTGGCTGCGGGCCCGCCGCGCGGCCTCGCTGGTCGCGATCGGGGACACGATCCGTCGAGCCGGCGGGCAGTACCCGGCCCGCCTGCGCTCACTGACCGACTGCGACGTCAGCTACGACGCCATCCACGCCCGACTGCACGGCGGCGGGCACCCCGTCGCCACGAGGTCGGCCACCCCGCAGGTGACCTGCCCGTCCGTACGGGATCGCCTGCCCGGCGTGCCCCGGTCGGCCCTCGCCGAGGTCGACCGCGGCCTCGGCGAACTCGACCGGCAGATCTCCGAGGCGAACCAACGGCTGGTCACCAGCCGCGGCGAAGGCGGCGCCGGCTTCGTCGAGAACGCCGTCCTCGGCCCGCTGCGGGCCAAGCGGATCGCCGTGCTCGACCGGATCACCATCGCCATCGGCCGCGCCGGCACCCGTCCCCAGGGCCTCGACGCTCTCGCCCCGTGCGCCCTCGACCAGCGCGGCGGCCCACCGTCCCCGGCCCCGACCGGCAGCGCGAGCCCGCTGCCCGACCCGCAGGGCGCGAACCTGGAACTCCCCAACAACACCGGCGAGATCCTGCGACCGGCGTCGGTCCTCATCGAATACCGCGGCAATCCGGTCGGCAAGGTCGTGCCGATGCCCAAGTTCCTGCGCGAACTGACCGGCGACGCCAAACCCACCAGCCGCGGCCCGGCCAACGCCCGTGCCACCTGGACCTGCTCCGGCTTCACCGACCGGCTCTCCGACAGGTATCCGATCTGCCCGCCCGGTCGTCAGGTGCAACGGGTCCAGGACTTCCCCGGCTGCTGGGACGGCGCGAACACCGACAGCGCCAACCACCGCGACCACGTCGCGTTCGCCGACCGGGCCACCGGCGCCTGCCCGCCGGGTTTCGTCGCGATCCCGCAGCTCCGGATCACGATCTCCTACGACATCCCGCGGAACGTGCAGGTCAAGGGAGAGTACGCCCTCGACTCCTTCCCGGAGGAGAACCACAACCCCTTCTCCGACCACAACGACTTCGTCAACGTCAACTCCGCCCAGACCATGCAACGCATCGCCACCTGCCTCAACAAGGGCAGGAACTGCCGATGA
- a CDS encoding AraC family transcriptional regulator: protein MGLSSVGDPPDAARGLRTVRPDGTPVYRYRQRPGRPAVSVTRFDPDAARASLPPEHRHAHDFLVLVYVEEGTGAFTVDGVERSLRAGEVHAVSPGQVIGGAVTAELARGRAWAVAFIPDAVPALASVSPLAWAHHPLLALFASGTGHGRIAEPDRATWSAWLVDLAGELADPDRRGAREAVAALLTRLLVAAARLAPDAAATPDPLVERVFTEIDATFREPVSAADIARTIGYTPGHLTTVLRRRTGRPLLEWITERRMIEVRRMLRETDLPLDVVAARTGLRDAAYLVRRFRERYGITPQRWRRSQRAGS from the coding sequence ATGGGACTTTCTTCGGTAGGTGACCCGCCGGACGCGGCGCGGGGGCTGCGCACGGTGCGGCCCGACGGGACGCCTGTCTACCGCTACCGGCAGCGTCCCGGCCGGCCCGCCGTCTCGGTGACCCGCTTCGACCCGGACGCCGCCCGGGCGAGCCTCCCGCCGGAGCACCGGCACGCCCACGACTTCCTCGTCCTGGTCTATGTCGAGGAGGGCACGGGCGCGTTCACCGTCGACGGCGTGGAACGGTCGCTGCGCGCCGGCGAGGTGCACGCGGTGTCGCCCGGTCAGGTCATCGGCGGGGCGGTCACGGCCGAACTCGCCCGCGGTCGCGCGTGGGCGGTCGCGTTCATCCCGGACGCCGTCCCGGCGCTGGCCTCGGTCTCCCCGCTGGCCTGGGCGCACCATCCGCTCCTGGCCCTGTTCGCGTCCGGCACGGGTCACGGCCGGATCGCCGAGCCCGACCGGGCGACGTGGTCGGCGTGGCTGGTGGACCTGGCCGGGGAACTCGCCGACCCGGACCGTCGGGGCGCCCGCGAGGCGGTCGCCGCGCTGCTCACCCGGCTCCTGGTCGCGGCGGCGCGACTCGCGCCCGACGCCGCGGCCACGCCGGACCCGCTCGTGGAGCGGGTCTTCACCGAGATCGACGCGACCTTCCGCGAACCGGTCTCCGCCGCCGACATCGCCCGCACGATCGGCTACACGCCGGGGCACCTCACGACCGTGCTCCGCCGCCGCACCGGCCGCCCGCTGCTCGAATGGATCACCGAACGGCGCATGATCGAGGTCCGGCGGATGCTGCGCGAGACCGACCTGCCGCTCGACGTCGTGGCCGCCCGAACCGGCCTGCGCGACGCCGCCTATCTCGTCCGTCGCTTCCGCGAGCGCTACGGCATCACGCCCCAGCGGTGGCGTCGCTCCCAGCGCGCCGGGTCGTGA
- a CDS encoding class I SAM-dependent methyltransferase has protein sequence MAAPTHVRILDNRTPQERDRAFLPGAGKTWLLPLYDTFSRVAGIRALHERAVELAGIEPGQAVVDVGCGTGNLSFAVLAARPDARVTGLDPDADALRRAARKARRRRVGLTLVQGYADRLPAGDASLDHVVSSLALHHVDDDGRVAFARDARRALRPGGTLTVVDLGGPASTAGHPAHGHGHSPFRALTRPMRSRVAHSPVVARNHGNGLVTLLTDAGFGDAREVAHVDHRFGRVTFVQASRP, from the coding sequence ATGGCAGCTCCGACCCACGTCCGCATCCTCGACAACCGAACGCCGCAGGAGCGGGACCGCGCGTTCCTGCCCGGCGCGGGCAAGACCTGGCTCCTGCCGCTCTACGACACCTTCAGCCGCGTGGCCGGCATCCGCGCGCTGCACGAACGCGCGGTCGAACTCGCCGGCATCGAACCCGGCCAGGCCGTGGTCGACGTCGGTTGCGGCACGGGCAACCTGTCGTTCGCCGTGCTCGCCGCCCGGCCGGACGCGCGGGTCACCGGCCTCGACCCCGACGCGGACGCCCTCCGCAGGGCGGCCCGCAAGGCACGCCGTCGCCGCGTCGGTCTCACCCTCGTCCAGGGGTACGCCGACCGGCTCCCCGCCGGGGACGCCTCGCTCGACCACGTGGTCTCCTCGTTGGCCCTGCACCACGTCGACGACGACGGTCGGGTCGCGTTCGCACGCGACGCGCGGCGTGCTCTTCGGCCGGGAGGCACGCTCACGGTCGTCGACCTCGGCGGCCCGGCGTCCACCGCCGGGCACCCCGCACACGGCCATGGACACAGCCCGTTCCGGGCCCTGACCCGCCCCATGCGTTCCCGCGTCGCGCACAGCCCGGTGGTGGCCCGCAACCACGGCAACGGCCTCGTCACGCTCCTGACCGACGCCGGGTTCGGCGACGCCCGGGAGGTCGCGCACGTCGACCACAGATTCGGCCGGGTCACCTTCGTGCAGGCGTCCCGACCCTAG
- a CDS encoding glycosyltransferase, translating into MNRIAVVVPAHDEQASLPGCLISVRGALRHLPVRSEVIVVADDCRDGTATVAEGLGAVVVTVRARSVGRARAAGMAYALRHGSDGLWLVTTDADSRVPRRWGGWQLRHANAGADLLVGTVRVTDWAVRSQQVRERFEIRYRQGLTTAGHRHVHGANLGCAAAAYERLGGFSDLRSGEDHDLVERGRRRAMRVVADAGCPVRTSARRHGRAPHGFAGYLDALDGRPASR; encoded by the coding sequence GTGAACCGGATCGCGGTCGTGGTGCCCGCCCACGACGAGCAGGCGTCGCTACCCGGTTGCCTGATCTCGGTCCGCGGCGCGCTCCGTCACCTGCCGGTGCGCTCGGAGGTGATCGTCGTGGCCGACGACTGCCGGGACGGGACGGCCACCGTGGCCGAGGGCCTCGGCGCCGTCGTGGTGACGGTACGGGCCCGCAGCGTCGGCCGGGCCCGCGCCGCCGGCATGGCGTACGCCCTGCGCCACGGCTCGGACGGCCTGTGGCTCGTCACCACCGACGCGGACAGCCGCGTGCCCCGGCGGTGGGGCGGCTGGCAGTTGCGCCACGCCAACGCCGGCGCCGACCTGCTGGTCGGCACCGTGCGCGTCACCGACTGGGCGGTCCGCTCCCAGCAGGTCCGGGAACGCTTCGAGATCCGGTATCGGCAGGGCCTGACCACCGCCGGTCACCGGCACGTCCACGGCGCGAACCTGGGCTGTGCCGCGGCGGCGTACGAGCGGCTGGGCGGATTCTCCGACCTGCGTTCCGGCGAGGACCACGACCTGGTCGAGCGCGGTCGCCGGCGTGCCATGCGGGTCGTCGCCGACGCCGGCTGCCCGGTCCGGACCAGCGCCCGGCGGCACGGCCGGGCCCCCCACGGCTTCGCCGGCTACCTCGATGCCCTCGACGGCCGGCCGGCGTCCCGCTGA
- a CDS encoding SAM-dependent methyltransferase produces MTARRTPAAYFDDMYAGAEDPWSFETRWYEQRKHDLTVACLPRRRYRSAFEPGCSTGVLTRRLAARCDRLLAVDLAAAPVTRARQRLSDLAHVRVERMQVPDEWPAATDVPFDLVVLSELGYYLDDAGLDLLTARTVDSLAPGGTLVAVHWRPAVAEHVRGGDDVHRLLDDVDGLVRTVRHEEADFLLDVFVRVPPPARSVAQAEGLR; encoded by the coding sequence ATGACCGCACGACGCACTCCAGCGGCGTACTTCGACGACATGTATGCCGGGGCCGAGGACCCGTGGAGTTTCGAGACCCGCTGGTACGAACAGCGCAAGCACGATCTGACCGTCGCCTGCCTGCCTCGTCGGCGATACCGGTCGGCGTTCGAGCCGGGATGTTCGACAGGCGTGCTCACCCGCCGCCTCGCCGCCCGGTGCGACCGGCTGCTGGCGGTCGACCTCGCCGCCGCGCCCGTGACCCGCGCCCGGCAACGGCTCTCCGACCTGGCCCACGTGCGGGTGGAGCGGATGCAAGTGCCCGACGAGTGGCCGGCCGCGACGGACGTACCCTTCGATCTGGTCGTGCTCTCCGAGCTGGGCTACTACCTCGACGACGCCGGTCTCGACCTGCTGACGGCCCGGACGGTGGACTCGCTCGCGCCGGGCGGCACGCTCGTCGCCGTGCACTGGCGGCCGGCGGTGGCCGAACACGTTCGTGGCGGGGACGACGTGCACCGGCTGCTCGACGACGTGGACGGGTTGGTGCGGACGGTGCGCCACGAGGAGGCGGACTTCCTTCTGGACGTCTTCGTCCGGGTGCCGCCGCCGGCCCGCTCCGTCGCGCAGGCCGAAGGTCTGCGGTGA
- a CDS encoding PIG-L family deacetylase, whose protein sequence is MVRPIVGAGTDETRWRTWTAPATWPTLTLDDPAWSSPPLVVAPHPDDEVLGVGGLVAMLADGPGAEIAVVTDGEASHPGSTVHSRAELAAIRRAETVTACGLLGVAPAAIDHLGHPDGGVDEAALTDTLTARLTPGRWCVTTWRGDGHPDHEAVGRAAAAACRRTGAMLLEFPVWTWHWAEPDDPEVPWHRARRVDLTGAARSAKRDAIDAFRSQVRPLGPDPADAAILPPHVLARFARPYETVLVP, encoded by the coding sequence ATGGTGAGACCGATCGTCGGCGCGGGCACCGACGAGACGAGGTGGCGTACGTGGACAGCTCCGGCCACCTGGCCCACGCTGACCCTGGACGACCCGGCGTGGTCGTCGCCGCCGCTTGTCGTCGCCCCGCACCCCGATGACGAGGTGCTCGGTGTCGGCGGCCTGGTCGCCATGCTCGCCGACGGTCCCGGCGCCGAGATCGCGGTGGTGACCGACGGCGAGGCGTCCCATCCCGGTTCGACGGTCCACTCCCGGGCGGAACTGGCCGCGATCCGGCGGGCCGAGACGGTCACCGCGTGCGGACTGCTCGGCGTCGCGCCCGCCGCCATCGACCATCTCGGGCATCCCGACGGCGGGGTCGACGAGGCGGCGCTCACCGACACGCTGACCGCCCGGCTGACCCCCGGCCGGTGGTGCGTCACGACCTGGCGCGGCGACGGCCACCCGGACCACGAGGCGGTCGGGCGGGCCGCCGCGGCGGCCTGCCGGCGTACCGGCGCGATGCTGCTGGAGTTTCCCGTCTGGACGTGGCACTGGGCCGAGCCGGACGATCCGGAGGTGCCGTGGCACCGCGCGCGCCGGGTCGACCTGACCGGGGCGGCCAGGTCGGCCAAGCGGGACGCGATCGACGCCTTCCGCAGCCAGGTCCGGCCGCTCGGACCGGACCCCGCCGACGCCGCGATCCTTCCCCCGCACGTCCTCGCCCGCTTCGCGCGTCCCTACGAGACGGTGCTCGTGCCATGA
- a CDS encoding acyl-CoA dehydrogenase family protein — protein MTTGEQHTAAAFRSAVRDGRLDLPLPGGGRTAERWRRLVELGRADPALARLGEGHADALAILAELGAAIDPGWRREPWGVWAAAPASVTASRDGSRWRLTGDRPWCSGAGLLSRALVTAVAADEVRLFAIDVGAAGVTPLAGTWPAVGMAASDSRTVRFDGVTAVPVGGPGGYTARPGFWHGGLGVAACWYGGAVGIADTLHAAARRRDLGPHAMAHLGAVDVALTAARAVLFAAADEVDANPTGDADRLAHRVRATVEATATAVVDRVGRALGAGPLCQDADHARRVADLTVYVRQSHAEADLAHLGELVTAEGDPGW, from the coding sequence GTGACCACGGGGGAGCAGCACACGGCGGCGGCGTTCCGGTCGGCGGTGCGCGACGGGCGTCTCGACCTGCCGTTGCCCGGCGGCGGACGGACGGCCGAGCGGTGGCGGCGCCTCGTCGAACTCGGCCGTGCCGACCCGGCGCTGGCGCGGCTGGGGGAGGGGCACGCCGACGCGCTGGCGATCCTCGCCGAGCTGGGTGCGGCGATCGACCCCGGGTGGCGCCGCGAACCGTGGGGCGTCTGGGCCGCCGCACCGGCCTCGGTCACCGCTTCCCGGGACGGCTCCCGGTGGCGGCTGACCGGTGACCGTCCCTGGTGCTCCGGGGCGGGTCTGCTGTCCCGGGCCCTGGTGACCGCCGTCGCCGCCGACGAGGTACGACTCTTCGCGATCGACGTCGGCGCGGCCGGAGTCACCCCGCTGGCCGGCACCTGGCCCGCCGTCGGCATGGCCGCCAGCGACAGCCGGACCGTCCGCTTCGACGGTGTGACCGCCGTACCTGTGGGCGGTCCCGGCGGTTACACCGCGCGGCCCGGCTTCTGGCACGGCGGGCTGGGCGTGGCGGCCTGCTGGTACGGCGGCGCGGTCGGGATCGCCGACACCCTGCACGCCGCGGCGCGGCGCCGTGACCTCGGCCCGCACGCGATGGCGCACCTCGGGGCCGTCGACGTGGCCCTGACCGCCGCCCGCGCCGTCCTGTTCGCCGCCGCCGACGAGGTCGACGCGAACCCGACCGGCGACGCGGATCGGTTGGCGCACCGGGTCCGCGCCACCGTCGAGGCGACCGCCACCGCCGTCGTGGACCGGGTCGGCCGGGCGCTGGGGGCAGGCCCGTTGTGCCAGGACGCCGACCACGCCAGGCGGGTCGCCGACCTGACGGTGTACGTGCGCCAGAGCCACGCGGAGGCGGACCTGGCTCACCTGGGCGAACTGGTGACGGCAGAGGGGGACCCCGGATGGTGA
- a CDS encoding helix-turn-helix transcriptional regulator, whose protein sequence is MDRHELGAFLRSRRERLRPEDAGLAPGRRRRTPGLRREEVAVLAHISTEYYVRLEQGRAPRPSGEVLAAVAGALRLTDVESDHLHVLAGATPSRAGLHRRDVRPSILALLGRLPGTAAFVTSATFEVLAWNDLAAALMEDFGRLTPRERNLARRAFLGPVPGTAPVYGVSEAAEFRRHAVRRLRATHARYPRDPAVTGLVAELRQGSPDFARLWDRHDVRAASMLTKTFHHPVVGEITVDCDSLDLTDRDQHLVLYTAPAGSPDADTLALLAVVGPDYAPTHRSP, encoded by the coding sequence ATGGACAGACACGAACTCGGGGCGTTCCTGCGCAGCCGCCGCGAGCGGCTGCGACCGGAGGACGCCGGCCTCGCCCCCGGCCGGCGACGGCGTACGCCGGGCCTGCGTCGCGAGGAGGTCGCGGTGCTCGCGCACATCTCCACCGAGTACTACGTGCGACTCGAACAGGGCCGCGCGCCGCGGCCCTCGGGAGAGGTCCTCGCCGCCGTCGCGGGCGCGCTGCGGCTGACCGACGTCGAGTCCGACCACCTGCACGTTCTCGCCGGCGCCACGCCGAGCCGCGCGGGGCTGCACCGCCGGGACGTACGCCCGAGCATCCTCGCGCTTCTCGGCCGGCTGCCGGGCACGGCCGCGTTCGTGACGTCCGCGACCTTCGAGGTGCTCGCCTGGAACGATCTCGCCGCCGCGCTCATGGAGGACTTCGGGCGGCTCACCCCGCGGGAGCGCAACCTCGCGCGCCGGGCGTTCCTCGGGCCGGTGCCCGGCACCGCGCCGGTGTACGGCGTCTCGGAAGCCGCCGAGTTCCGCCGGCACGCCGTCCGGCGACTGCGGGCCACCCACGCCCGGTATCCACGCGACCCCGCGGTGACCGGCCTGGTCGCCGAGCTGCGCCAGGGCAGCCCCGACTTCGCCCGCCTCTGGGACCGCCACGACGTACGCGCCGCGTCGATGCTCACCAAGACCTTCCACCACCCGGTGGTCGGCGAGATCACCGTCGACTGCGACTCGCTCGACCTCACCGACCGCGACCAGCACCTCGTGCTCTACACCGCACCGGCCGGATCCCCGGACGCCGACACCCTGGCCCTGCTCGCCGTGGTCGGTCCCGACTACGCCCCGACGCACCGGTCACCCTGA
- a CDS encoding SDR family oxidoreductase, producing the protein MTNDGNTTPIGLLTGKVVLITGASRGIGEAAAHLFAREGAAVVLAARGADALHRIVARIRADGGVADAVTLDLADRASVRAAVDRVDELHGRLDGAFNNGAALQQPGPLDTTSDEDVERQFTVNFRGHWTAMTAEAALMRRTGGGAIVNTSSIGSRRANRDLPAYGAMKRALNSITETAAVTWARQGIRVNGITPGGTATEMIDAWEAASPGVIERINTLIPLGRMAEPREVAEAAAWLLSDRAAMVTGAIVPVDGGAGA; encoded by the coding sequence ATGACCAACGACGGGAACACCACACCGATCGGCCTGCTCACCGGCAAGGTCGTGCTCATCACCGGCGCGAGCCGCGGCATCGGGGAGGCCGCGGCCCACCTGTTCGCCCGCGAGGGCGCCGCGGTCGTACTCGCCGCCCGCGGCGCTGACGCCCTGCACCGGATCGTCGCCCGGATCCGCGCCGACGGCGGCGTCGCCGACGCGGTCACCCTGGACCTCGCCGACCGGGCGAGCGTGCGCGCCGCCGTCGACCGCGTCGACGAGCTGCACGGTCGACTCGACGGCGCCTTCAACAACGGCGCGGCACTCCAGCAGCCCGGGCCGCTCGACACGACAAGCGACGAGGACGTGGAACGCCAGTTCACCGTGAACTTCCGTGGGCACTGGACGGCGATGACCGCCGAGGCGGCCCTGATGCGGCGCACCGGCGGCGGCGCGATCGTCAACACCTCAAGCATCGGCAGTCGCCGTGCGAACCGGGACCTCCCCGCCTACGGGGCGATGAAACGGGCGCTCAACAGCATCACCGAGACTGCCGCCGTCACCTGGGCCAGGCAGGGCATCCGGGTCAACGGCATCACCCCGGGCGGCACCGCGACCGAGATGATCGACGCCTGGGAGGCGGCGTCCCCGGGCGTGATCGAGCGGATCAACACCCTTATTCCGCTGGGTCGGATGGCCGAACCACGCGAGGTCGCCGAGGCCGCCGCCTGGCTGCTCAGCGACCGCGCCGCCATGGTCACCGGCGCGATCGTCCCGGTGGACGGCGGCGCGGGCGCCTGA
- a CDS encoding formate/nitrite transporter family protein: MSEQRRNADRAEEATPERPEPELEEAFDRLVEEGDTRLARPWPALIATGLLGGIDVGTGVLAYLLVEHVTGQPLLAGLAFSIGFVALLLARSELFTENFLVPVTAVAARRKSLGSLLRLWAVTLAGNLVSGWLLAWLIVTGLPGLRETAIESGRFYADLGVNLRSFVLAVLAGMVITLMTRMQHATGSLGVQLVPALLFGALLAGGQLFHSVLDSILMFAALATGHAPFGYLAWLGALGWSVLGNVVGGVGLVAFLRLVRVEHRLLRERADQP; this comes from the coding sequence ATGAGCGAACAGCGCCGCAATGCCGACCGTGCCGAGGAGGCCACCCCCGAGCGACCAGAGCCGGAGCTCGAAGAGGCGTTCGACCGGTTGGTGGAGGAGGGCGACACGCGGTTGGCCCGGCCGTGGCCGGCGCTGATCGCCACCGGGCTGCTCGGCGGCATCGACGTGGGCACCGGGGTGCTGGCGTATCTGCTGGTCGAGCACGTCACCGGGCAGCCGCTGCTGGCCGGGCTCGCGTTCAGCATCGGTTTCGTGGCGCTGCTGCTGGCCCGCAGCGAGCTGTTCACCGAGAACTTCCTGGTGCCCGTCACCGCGGTGGCCGCCCGGCGCAAGTCGCTCGGGTCGCTGCTGCGGCTGTGGGCGGTCACGCTGGCGGGCAACCTGGTCAGCGGCTGGCTGCTGGCCTGGCTGATCGTCACCGGCCTGCCCGGGTTGCGCGAGACCGCGATCGAGTCCGGCCGCTTCTACGCCGACCTGGGCGTCAACCTGCGCTCGTTCGTCCTGGCGGTGCTCGCCGGCATGGTGATCACCCTGATGACCCGGATGCAGCACGCCACCGGGAGCCTCGGCGTGCAACTGGTGCCGGCCCTGCTGTTCGGCGCGCTGCTCGCCGGCGGCCAACTGTTCCACAGCGTGCTGGACTCGATCCTGATGTTCGCCGCGCTGGCGACCGGGCACGCCCCGTTCGGCTACCTGGCCTGGCTGGGTGCACTGGGCTGGTCGGTGCTGGGCAACGTCGTCGGTGGGGTGGGCCTGGTGGCGTTCCTGCGGCTGGTGCGGGTGGAGCACCGGCTGCTCCGGGAACGCGCCGACCAACCCTGA